Proteins from a genomic interval of Xanthomonas sp. AM6:
- a CDS encoding SDR family NAD(P)-dependent oxidoreductase → MTSTTRQTHQPVPRGPVARVAIVAGGSRGIGHSIVPCLAADGFAVVISHGDYASAAEAVAQGIRAGGGNAIAVQGDIGRASSDLLAPRDRAAPAEEVSRAA, encoded by the coding sequence ATGACCAGCACCACCCGTCAGACTCATCAGCCAGTCCCCCGCGGCCCTGTCGCGCGAGTCGCCATCGTTGCCGGCGGCTCGCGCGGCATCGGCCATTCGATCGTGCCCTGCCTCGCGGCCGATGGTTTTGCCGTCGTCATCAGCCACGGCGACTACGCCTCAGCGGCGGAAGCGGTCGCGCAGGGCATCCGCGCCGGCGGCGGCAATGCCATCGCCGTGCAGGGAGATATCGGCCGCGCGTCTAGCGATCTGTTGGCACCGCGCGATCGCGCTGCGCCAGCCGAGGAGGTGTCCCGTGCCGCATGA